The genomic window GGTCAATAATATATTACCTCTATATCAATAAATGATCCATTAAGTTTTTCCATGCAGATAGCTGTACATCAATGCTCAAAAGCCACTTTAAGGCACAGCCGCGGATTAATGTAAGGAGGTACCCTATCTAAGAAAGTGATCCCCACTTCATAAGCCTATATAATATAGCCAATCAGAAAAAATTCTGAACCAACATACAATAATATTATTCCTTATCAGAAATGAATATCATGAATACACAGAGTGGATCCAACAAAGTGTTTCCATGCAATAAACATGGAAGTGCATGCAAAATGCCTAAAGTCTATTGGCTGTATATGACCTATACCAGCAAGAGTATTATAGTAACTTgccattactgtatatacagagatctatagtaCACGTGAGATATCAGTGTTGTAAATGTAACCTATGGAATAGTATAGTAGAGCGTTCACATTATATAACCACCTCATTACCAACAAGATTGTGATAGCTATTGAGCAAACAGGCAAATATTAATGGACATGTAACCAACCGAAGACATTCTCAGTATGACTACATGACACATAACCAGCAAATGTAGTAAGTTAGTATATACAGGAAACATGAAAGCCGAAGAAAGACAGAAATGAAACAGCACTCTATAATATCTCACCTGGTTGGAATCATTTAACCAACTGGAGTCAGAGGATGGGTTTGTTGGCTCCACTATACCAGCTACATGAGGGTCATTCAGTGACTTAGTCAAAGTGAAATTGGGAATATCTGTTACAGGAGGGAAACAAGCTGGATAACAAGACCCCGACGCGTCTGGTGGAGCCATCCGCACCTCCATGTACTTCAATGTGCCATCTGTGTTCAGGTAAAGGGTCGGTGTGTACTGATCCATATAGCTTGCAGAAAGGGGTTTGTCAGTAAAGCAGAATCCACACCCTGAATAATAATTCTTTCTAAGGCACCTGACAAGTAATATAGTAAATGTGACCAAAAAAACTGCACTGATGGCCACAAGAGACACAATAAGATATAGAGTCAGGTCTGGGGTAGATTTGGCATTTGTAAGAAAGTCTTGAGATCTAGGACTTTCCTGAGCTACACTGTCTAATATAGTCACAATGATGGTAGCTGTAGATGTCATGGAAGGTTCCCCATGGTCACTGACTGCAATCACAAGTCGATGCTCCGTGTTATCCGTCTCATGTAATCCTCGGAGAGTCCTGACTTCTCCTGTGTATTCAGAGATGTGGAATAAAACAGGACTGGCAGACTGAGCCAGACTATAGAGGAGCCAGGCATTGTGCCCAGAATCTACATCCACTGCAGACACCTTACTGACTAAGTAACCAGCACCAGCAGATCTGGGAATGGTCTCCTGAGCAATGGTCTCCCCTGTATTCTCtgggtataagatggtgggagagTTGTCATTTGTATCCAGAATGAAGATGAATACGGAAACATTGGAGGATAATCTTGGAGATCCGGAATCTTCCActcttgctgtgatctgtagaacCTGGAATTGTTCATAGTCAAAAGACCTTTGTGCATAAATATTCCCGGTGTCGGAGTTAATGTAGACAAAGGAGGAGACGGGAGAACCATGGATGTGGCTCTCAGCGATGGAGTAAATGAGGTTTGCATTAGCTCCCTCATCCGGATCTACAGCAGATACCGTACATAACAGTCTGCCGGCCTCATTGTTTTCTGCTATGAAGGCATTGTAGACATTGTGTAGAAATGCTGGAGGATTATCATTAACATCCGAGATATTAAGGCTGATGGTAATGTGGCTGCTGAGAGATGGAGACCCCAGATCTGATGCCGTCAGTCTAATAGTATATTGTGAGAGCTTCTCCCTGTCCAGATGTCCACTAGTGACCAGAGCGTAACGCTGGGACATGGGCTGGATTCTAAAGGGTAAATCTGGTGACACTTCCAGCCTGATCTCTCCATTTTTACCAGAATCCTTATCCCTGACTGTGATGAATCCAACCACAGTCCCTATGGGGGCATTCTCAGGAACCTCATTAGTCTTAGAGGTGAAGATAATTTCTGGGGTGTTATCATTTACATCCTTTACCTCAACCTGGATAACACAATGCCCCTCTAATGTAGGTGACCCTTTGTCCGTTGCTTTGACATATAATTCATAAAAATCTGATTCTTCAAAATCCACACTTGCTTTTGTCACTATTTCACCAGTAAATGAATTTATTTCAAATATATTTTTTGCAGAATCTAATGTATGGTGATCAAACGAATATGAAATTTTTCCGTTTGCACCTTCATCCAGGTCTGTAGCATTTAATCTTATAATAACTGTGTTCAATGGAATATTTTCTAGGACACTGATTTTATAACTAGACTGATCAAACAAGGGGGCATTGTCATTGATATCTAACACATTCACAGTAATCTGTGTGGACCCTGATTTAGGAGGGTCTCCCCCATCTATAGCTGTGAGGATTAGCCTATGTTCTGCTTTTTCCTCCCTATCTAGGCTCTTTTCTAATACAAGCTCAGCTATGAGGGTGCCATCCTTACGATGCTTCATACCCAGGGAAAAATATGGATTTGGATTCAATTTATACTGACTTATACCATTTTTACCAACATCTGAATCCCTTGCTGTTCCTAATTGAAATCTTACCCCAGGACTAGCTAATAATTCTGTGATGTTTATTATTTGATCAGTGCTTAAAAATATTGGAGAATTATCATTAATATCCAGAATCTCTATCTCCAGACTGTGCAGCTCCAGAGGATTCTCAGCCACAACCTCTAGATGCAGTAAACAGCTCAGGCTGGATCCACACAGACTCTCCCTATCAATTCTCTCATATACAACCAGGGCTCCATTCTTCTGCTCTATAGAGAATAAGCTGCTGCTTCCTTCTGACCCCAAACtcagtctccttctcctaatATCAGCCACATTCAGCCCCAGATCCTGAGCCACATTCCCCACTACAGTCCCTGGATGAGACTCCTCAGCGATAGAATAACGCAGCTGCCCAGAGACCCAGCCCCAGCTACAAAGGAGAAGGGAGAAAGCTACTTGCCATTTCCAAGCCTTTACAAAGCTCTGATTGTCCATATCTTATATCCTTCTTCTAAAATGTGCAGAAAATAATCATCATTCCATCAATCCAAGTGTGTGAGCAGCCAAAATATCAATCCTAGGAAAGGGAAAATCCAGGTTTTCCTGCATTGAGATCATCCACGGGGCTCTCATCGGAGCAGCAGCTCTTCTTTGTGTGAGAAGAAAGATGGGAGGGTGAATCACTGAGCCAGGGGGAGGAGAGCGCACAGCTGACATGAGCAGTTCTCCTATTATTGCTAAAGACAACTCTTGGATGACGTGTCTGCCCTCTTCTGGCAAATATTGATAACTACAGCAACATTTACATGTATTAATCATAGTAAGTAAATGTATTCAGTTTTTAAAAAGAATTCAAAATTCGGAAGCAAAGTAATAccattgaatttaaaaaataTGCTCAAAAACTTCTTTTACTAATATAAGAAAGGGAAATTCAGGTAATAAAATAGTTGCGAAAAATTACAGCTATCTAGTTTGCTATTGCAATCATTTATGTTTTCAGGGCTAAATTATTAAAAGTGGAGGCTTTACTATTATTGGAGTTATTATTTACAGTGATTGAACAATGTCCTGAATGACAGGTTACTATGTGCCTTATAAATTCTAACAAATGTTGGTGGGACTAATAAGAAATAATACTCACGGCTTGTAGCTTCTGTTTCCCCGACTCCCCTGATGTCAGCAGCTGGTAAGCAATTACTACCTTACTACCTTATATATTTCTTGATATTTTATTATCagtttgctgatttttttatacttttatactttTTAATTTATATAGGATGCCTTTATATCATAAGTACAGAAGTTTGATCATGAAAATACAAGACTCAATAGGCTATTGCTGCTAAATGAAACACTGTACATTAGTGTCTATACCAGTTATATTTTACAGTTTCATTATTTTATCCACTACTTCTACTTGTCTCCTAAAACTTTTATTGATGTTAATATTCTGCATCAACTCACTTTAAGAGGATCCTGTCAGCTtgttctgacaaaaaaaaataaacatttaggtAGCTAAGGTTTAGTGTCCTAAAACTGGCACCATTGAGCCTGCCTGGTCTTGCCATACTGTACATGGCTTCATCACGcatatgtatacatgtactgtcctTGGTTCATCGACACAGTGTGCAAGTAAGGGTCTATTAttacaaaaaattaaaaagccaattaaaataaaaaagtgggACTGAGTAGGCTTAATAGTGGACACTACACGTTATTTGCCTAAGATCATGCTCGTGGCTTAGCATACCAAAAggaggagctgacagattcacttcaaTTATAAaagctctgataaaaaaaaaaaaatgataattttGCTCCATAATTCATACTATGAAACATTATAACCATTATACATTCTATATTGAAGAAAAAGTAATGTTAGTAGAAATAGTATATTGGTATGTAGCCTAGAGCAGGACTCCTTAAACTTTTTATTCTGGAGCCTAACCCCAATAAAACAAAGTGATGTCTCCAGCCTCATCAGGCAGACCATGAGGATGCCGGGCCTCATCAGACAGACCATGAGGATGCTGGGCCTCTTTAgacagaccaagaggatgcttGGCCTCATCAGACAGACCAAGAGAATGCTGGGCCTCATCAgacagaccaagaggatgctgggcctcatcagacagaccaagaggatgctgggcctcatcAGACAGACCAAGAGAATGCTGGGCCTCATCAGACAGACCAAGAGAATGCCGGGCCTCATCAgacagaccaagaggatgctgggcctcatcagacagaccaagaggatgccgggcctcatCAGACAGACCAAGAGAATGCAGGGCCTCATCAgacagaccaagaggatgctgggcctcatcAGACAGACCAAGAGAATGCCGGGCCTCATCAGAAACACCGAGAGGATGCCAAGCCTCATCAGAGCCAGCAAGAGGATGCCGCACCTCATCAAACACACCAAACACCAAAATAAGCCAATAATATTCTAAAgccaataatgttcctaaaccagagattgttgcaatTTATAGTcacattagtaaaaaaaaaaattcctcagcTGAGCCCCACCAACAGGGGACACGTCACTGATGAGGCTTGccttacagtttgagaagcaatACTCTAAAGGACACTTATAATGGATATATAAAGAATGTAATGAGACCACCAGGATCTCATCAAACACACCAAGAGGATGCCCAGCCTCATCAGACacaccaagaggatgccaggtcTCATCAGACAGACCAAGAAGATGCCGGGCCTCATCAGACAGACCAAGAGAATGCCGGGCCTCATCAgacagaccaagaggatgctgggcctcatcagacagaccaagaggatgccgggcctcatCAGACAGACCAAGAGAATGCCGGGCCTCATCAgacagaccaagaggatgctgggcctcatcagacagaccaagaggatgccgggcttCATCAGACAGACCAAGAGAATGCCGGGCCTCATCAgacagaccaagaggatgctgggcctcatcagacagaccaagaggatgccgggcctcatCAGACaaaccaagaggatgctgggcctcatcagacagaccaagaggatgccgggcctcatCAGACACACCGAGAGGATGCCAAGCCTCATCAGAGCCAGCAAGAGGATGCCGCACCTCATCAAACACACCAAACACCAAAATAAGCCAATAATATTCTAAAgccaataatgttcctaaaccagagattgttgcaatTTATAGTcacattagtaaaaaaaaaaattcctcagcTGAGCCCCACCAACAGGGGACACGTCACTGATGAGGCTTGccttacagtttgagaagcaatACTCTAAAGGACACTTATAATGGATATATAAAGAATGTAATGAGACCACCAGGATCTCATCCAACACACCAAGAGGATGCCCAGCCTCATCAGACacaccaagaggatgccaggtcTCATCAGACAGACCAAGAAGATGCCGGGCCTCATCAGACAGACCAAGAGAATGCCGGGCCTCATCAgacagaccaagaggatgctgggcctcatcagacagaccaagaggatgccgggcctcatCAGACAGACCAAGAGAATGCCGGGCCTCATCAgacagaccaagaggatgctgggcctcatcagacagaccaagaggatgccgggcctcatCAGACAGACCAAGAGAATGCCGGGCCTCATCAgacagaccaagaggatgctgggcctcatcagacagaccaagaggatgccgggcctcatCAGACAGACCAAGAGAATGCAGGGCCTCATCAGACaaaccaagaggatgctgggcctcatcagacagaccaagaggatgccgggcctcatCAGACACACCGAGAGGATGCCAAGCCTCATCAGAGCCAGCAAGAGGATGCCGCACCTCATCAAACACACCAAACACCAAAATAAGCCAATAATATTCTAAAgccaataatgttcctaaaccagagattgttgcaatTTATAGTcacattagtaaaaaaaaaattcctcagcTGAGCCCCACCAACAGGGGACACGTCACTGATGAGGCCTGccttacagtttgagaagcaatACTCTAAAGGACACTTATAATGGATATATAAAGAATGTAATGAGACCACCAGGATCTCATCAAACACACCAAGAGGATGCCCAGCCTCATCAGACacaccaagaggatgccaggtctcatcagacagaccaagaggatgccgggcctcatCAGACAGACCAAGAGAATGCCGGGCCTCATTAGACAGACCaagaagatgctgggcctcaTCAGACCCAgcaagaggatgccgggcctcatCAGACAGACCAAGAGAATGCCGGGCCTAATTAGACAGACCATGAGGATGCCAGGCCTAATCAGACCCAGCAAGAGGATGCCGGCTCACACCAAAATAGGCCAATAATATTCCAAAGCCAATAATGTTCcttaaccagagattgttgcaacTTATAGTCACATTAGTAAAAAATAATTCCTCAGCTGAGCCTCACCAACAGGGGacacctcactggtgaggcctgcctcacagtttgagaaaaaCTACTCTAAAGAACACTTATAATGGATGTATAGAGAATGTAATGAGACCACCAGGATCTCATCAAACACACCAAGAGGATGCCCGGCCTCATCAGACACACCAAGAGAATGCCGGGCCTCAACAGATACACAGAGTATGCCGGGCCTCATCAGACCCAgcaagaggatgccgggcctcatCAGACAGACCAAGAGAATGCCGGGCCTCATTAGACAGACCATGAGGATGCCAGGCCTCATCAGACCCAGCAAGAGGATGCCGGGTCTCAAACACACCAAAATAGGCCAATAATATTCCAAAgccaataatgttcctaaaccagagattgttgcaacTTATAGTCACATTAGTAAAAAATACTTCCTCAGCTGAGCCTCACCAACAGGGGACACGTCACTGATGAggcctgcctcacagtttgagaagcactgctctaaagtACACTTATAATAGATGTATAGAAAATGTAATGAGACCACCAGGTTCCTCACACACAGGCTTTCTTTGTTTTCAAATATCCATTAAACAGCTCATCTAAAAAGACTAAGTCTAAAGGTCATATAC from Dendropsophus ebraccatus isolate aDenEbr1 chromosome 1, aDenEbr1.pat, whole genome shotgun sequence includes these protein-coding regions:
- the LOC138791484 gene encoding protocadherin gamma-C5-like isoform X15; translated protein: MDNQSFVKAWKWQVAFSLLLCSWGWVSGQLRYSIAEESHPGTVVGNVAQDLGLNVADIRRRRLSLGSEGSSSLFSIEQKNGALVVYERIDRESLCGSSLSCLLHLEVVAENPLELHSLEIEILDINDNSPIFLSTDQIINITELLASPGVRFQLGTARDSDVGKNGISQYKLNPNPYFSLGMKHRKDGTLIAELVLEKSLDREEKAEHRLILTAIDGGDPPKSGSTQITVNVLDINDNAPLFDQSSYKISVLENIPLNTVIIRLNATDLDEGANGKISYSFDHHTLDSAKNIFEINSFTGEIVTKASVDFEESDFYELYVKATDKGSPTLEGHCVIQVEVKDVNDNTPEIIFTSKTNEVPENAPIGTVVGFITVRDKDSGKNGEIRLEVSPDLPFRIQPMSQRYALVTSGHLDREKLSQYTIRLTASDLGSPSLSSHITISLNISDVNDNPPAFLHNVYNAFIAENNEAGRLLCTVSAVDPDEGANANLIYSIAESHIHGSPVSSFVYINSDTGNIYAQRSFDYEQFQVLQITARVEDSGSPRLSSNVSVFIFILDTNDNSPTILYPENTGETIAQETIPRSAGAGYLVSKVSAVDVDSGHNAWLLYSLAQSASPVLFHISEYTGEVRTLRGLHETDNTEHRLVIAVSDHGEPSMTSTATIIVTILDSVAQESPRSQDFLTNAKSTPDLTLYLIVSLVAISAVFLVTFTILLVRCLRKNYYSGCGFCFTDKPLSASYMDQYTPTLYLNTDGTLKYMEVRMAPPDASGSCYPACFPPVTDIPNFTLTKSLNDPHVAGIVEPTNPSSDSSWLNDSNQAQPNGEWRFSQAQRPGPSGAQPTEEAGVWPNNQFETERLQAMILASANEAAEGTSGLGGGTGTMGLSARYGPQFTLQHVPDYRQNVYIPGSTLTPTNAGGKRDGKGGGNKKKSGKKDKK
- the LOC138791484 gene encoding protocadherin gamma-C5-like isoform X5, with amino-acid sequence MDNQSFVKAWKWQVAFSLLLCSWGWVSGQLRYSIAEESHPGTVVGNVAQDLGLNVADIRRRRLSLGSEGSSSLFSIEQKNGALVVYERIDRESLCGSSLSCLLHLEVVAENPLELHSLEIEILDINDNSPIFLSTDQIINITELLASPGVRFQLGTARDSDVGKNGISQYKLNPNPYFSLGMKHRKDGTLIAELVLEKSLDREEKAEHRLILTAIDGGDPPKSGSTQITVNVLDINDNAPLFDQSSYKISVLENIPLNTVIIRLNATDLDEGANGKISYSFDHHTLDSAKNIFEINSFTGEIVTKASVDFEESDFYELYVKATDKGSPTLEGHCVIQVEVKDVNDNTPEIIFTSKTNEVPENAPIGTVVGFITVRDKDSGKNGEIRLEVSPDLPFRIQPMSQRYALVTSGHLDREKLSQYTIRLTASDLGSPSLSSHITISLNISDVNDNPPAFLHNVYNAFIAENNEAGRLLCTVSAVDPDEGANANLIYSIAESHIHGSPVSSFVYINSDTGNIYAQRSFDYEQFQVLQITARVEDSGSPRLSSNVSVFIFILDTNDNSPTILYPENTGETIAQETIPRSAGAGYLVSKVSAVDVDSGHNAWLLYSLAQSASPVLFHISEYTGEVRTLRGLHETDNTEHRLVIAVSDHGEPSMTSTATIIVTILDSVAQESPRSQDFLTNAKSTPDLTLYLIVSLVAISAVFLVTFTILLVRCLRKNYYSGCGFCFTDKPLSASYMDQYTPTLYLNTDGTLKYMEVRMAPPDASGSCYPACFPPVTDIPNFTLTKSLNDPHVAGIVEPTNPSSDSSWLNDSNQQAQPNGEWRFSQAQRPGPSGAQPTEEAGVWPNNQFETERLQAMILASANEAAEGTSGLGGGTGTMGLSARYGPQFTLQHVPDYRQNVYIPGSTLTPTNAGGKRDGKGGGNKKKSGKKDKK